The following proteins are encoded in a genomic region of Sorangiineae bacterium MSr12523:
- a CDS encoding 2OG-Fe dioxygenase family protein, with amino-acid sequence MTPFEVFRLDEWGLDLESLMGEFRSTFDELEWDHYDVVYRRVALMKSLLPHHAEELDAFHRDVFHGKRPLGEPVPFEASLDSADRARLFDIRPARRRAISKFVLDRDGDTWSSRRISMGAFTQNTDDFRCLPRMFAPMNAAFCDSDPLRRLLHGVADLVRRVREGARVLEMIIHQMSSVARQGASASNAPEGAHQDGVDYVVSALVIERHGIEGGESRILSGEPQRCIFNRTLLPGEGVFHADRDSGLWHDVTPIHVTEPHADGLGKRNLFGIDINVIE; translated from the coding sequence GTGACGCCGTTCGAGGTCTTTCGTCTCGACGAGTGGGGTCTCGATCTGGAGTCGCTCATGGGCGAATTCCGCTCTACGTTCGACGAACTGGAATGGGATCATTACGACGTGGTGTATCGGCGAGTGGCCCTCATGAAGAGCCTTCTCCCGCACCACGCCGAGGAACTCGATGCCTTTCATCGTGACGTCTTCCACGGCAAGCGCCCTCTCGGCGAGCCGGTGCCGTTCGAGGCCTCCCTCGATTCGGCCGATCGGGCGCGCCTGTTCGACATTCGACCTGCGAGGCGCCGGGCGATTTCCAAGTTCGTTCTGGATCGCGACGGCGACACATGGAGTTCGCGGCGAATTTCCATGGGCGCCTTCACCCAAAACACGGACGACTTTCGCTGCCTGCCGCGCATGTTTGCCCCGATGAACGCCGCGTTCTGCGACTCGGATCCGTTGCGACGCTTGCTCCACGGTGTGGCCGATCTCGTGCGGCGGGTGCGCGAGGGCGCGCGCGTGTTGGAGATGATCATCCACCAAATGAGCAGTGTGGCCCGCCAAGGCGCGTCGGCCAGCAATGCCCCGGAGGGCGCGCATCAGGACGGCGTCGATTACGTCGTTTCCGCCTTGGTCATCGAACGCCACGGCATCGAGGGCGGCGAAAGTCGCATCCTTTCGGGCGAGCCCCAGCGCTGCATCTTCAACAGGACCCTCTTGCCCGGCGAAGGCGTCTTTCACGCCGACCGTGATTCGGGGCTTTGGCACGACGTAACCCCCATCCACGTGACCGAGCCGCATGCCGATGGACTGGGGAAACGGAATCTCTTTGGTATCGACATCAACGTGATCGAATAA
- a CDS encoding multicopper oxidase domain-containing protein: MRLLKWRPSKLGLIARRNRQEIIAAGLTRRELLKMGLISASGYLVSKGGLSAWASGGISTLASPPTAPFTEELVIPRVAQPTVLSPAPAEAPIAGEVARGNHLFWNSRPPQKAYELVAQPIQHRFHAQLPLNSAWGWGGTVPGPTFHARYGEPITVRMRNALPAIAQHTGFGRPEVSTHLHNLHNASASDGFPADFYETGLFKDHHYLNMYAGFTLPEFAPLGDPREALGTLWYHDHRVDFTAQNTYRGLSGFYLLFDALDSGDERDPNPVALRLPSGEFDVPLQIVDRVFDQDGQLLFDLFNLDGIIGDKFIVNGKIQPFFRVARRKYRFRLLNSGPSRFYEFFLSNGASFTHIANDGNLLPAPVAAQSVRLAVAERVDVIIDFSNYAIGDKIYLENRLEQVDGRGPTGNILPPGQGNMVLEFRVDRDAPDPSRVPAALRELPPVDTTAAAVTRVWDFGRSQGAWTVNNAFFDANVIRARPRQDTAEIWVLRNTSGGWSHPIHIHFEEFQVITLDGAPPTLRNAGRKDVLELGRANGSEARVFLRFRDMKGRYVMHCHNTVHEDHAMMIRWDIV; the protein is encoded by the coding sequence ATGCGCTTGTTGAAGTGGCGACCCAGCAAATTGGGCTTGATCGCGCGCCGCAATCGCCAAGAGATCATCGCGGCCGGCCTCACGCGGCGCGAGTTGCTCAAGATGGGGCTCATCTCCGCCAGCGGTTACCTGGTGAGCAAAGGCGGATTGAGCGCGTGGGCGAGCGGGGGCATCTCCACCTTGGCCTCCCCGCCGACGGCGCCCTTCACCGAGGAGCTGGTGATTCCTCGGGTGGCGCAGCCCACGGTGCTCTCGCCCGCCCCGGCGGAGGCACCGATTGCCGGCGAGGTAGCACGGGGCAACCATCTCTTTTGGAACTCACGGCCGCCCCAAAAGGCCTACGAGCTCGTTGCGCAGCCGATTCAACATCGGTTTCACGCGCAGCTGCCGCTCAATTCGGCGTGGGGCTGGGGCGGAACGGTGCCCGGGCCGACATTTCATGCTCGCTACGGGGAACCCATTACGGTGCGCATGCGCAATGCGCTTCCGGCCATTGCGCAGCACACCGGTTTTGGCCGCCCGGAAGTGTCGACGCACTTGCACAATCTGCACAATGCATCGGCGAGCGACGGGTTTCCCGCGGACTTTTACGAGACGGGGCTGTTCAAAGATCACCACTACCTCAATATGTATGCAGGTTTCACCCTGCCCGAATTCGCCCCCCTGGGCGATCCGCGCGAGGCACTGGGCACCCTTTGGTACCACGACCACCGCGTCGACTTCACCGCGCAGAATACGTATCGCGGTTTGTCCGGGTTCTATTTGCTTTTCGATGCGCTCGATTCGGGCGACGAGCGGGATCCGAATCCGGTGGCCCTGAGGCTGCCCAGCGGCGAGTTCGACGTACCCTTGCAGATCGTGGACCGTGTTTTCGACCAGGACGGGCAGCTCTTGTTCGACCTGTTCAATCTGGATGGCATCATTGGCGACAAGTTCATCGTCAATGGCAAGATTCAGCCCTTCTTCCGGGTGGCGCGGCGGAAATACCGTTTTCGTCTTCTCAATTCGGGGCCGTCGCGCTTTTACGAATTCTTCCTCAGCAACGGGGCGAGTTTCACGCACATCGCGAACGATGGAAATCTCCTTCCCGCGCCGGTCGCGGCGCAGAGCGTGCGGCTTGCGGTCGCCGAACGCGTGGACGTCATCATCGATTTCTCGAATTATGCCATTGGCGACAAGATTTACTTGGAGAACCGCCTCGAGCAGGTCGACGGGCGCGGTCCGACAGGCAATATTTTGCCGCCCGGCCAAGGCAACATGGTGCTCGAGTTCCGGGTCGACCGCGATGCGCCGGATCCGAGCCGCGTCCCGGCCGCCCTGCGTGAGCTGCCACCCGTCGACACGACTGCGGCCGCGGTGACGCGCGTGTGGGACTTCGGCCGAAGCCAGGGCGCGTGGACGGTGAACAACGCGTTTTTCGACGCCAACGTCATCCGGGCGCGGCCGCGGCAGGATACCGCGGAAATTTGGGTGCTGCGCAACACATCGGGCGGCTGGTCCCACCCGATTCACATCCACTTCGAGGAGTTCCAGGTCATCACCCTCGATGGCGCTCCGCCGACCTTGCGCAATGCCGGGCGCAAAGACGTGCTGGAGCTCGGGCGCGCCAATGGCAGCGAGGCGCGGGTTTTTCTTCGATTCCGCGATATGAAAGGTCGATACGTGATGCACTGCCACAATACGGTGCACGAGGACCACGCCATGATGATTCGCTGGGACATCGTCTGA
- a CDS encoding LysR family transcriptional regulator: MSLSALQLDAFYAVVRAQSFGRAAKALHLTQPALSMRIKALEEELGQRLFLRSARGIALTDAGARLLRYAQARETLEKELVSDLSAPAGEGLGGTLRIAGFSSVVRSLVLPALAPIARANRRLRLEIASREVEELAGLLDRAGADFVLLDRTLERVGLEHVRLGVERLVLVESAVHETPHDVFLDHDASDTTTQRFLRRNGQSTSRLTRWYLDDIYGLLDGAAQGLGRAVVSRHLLRGRRRLREVPGLQSITSPVVLHYWRQPSYPRAHQAILDALLRDVPTRLREQHGSPAKQSRG, from the coding sequence ATGAGCCTCTCCGCCTTGCAGCTCGATGCCTTCTACGCCGTGGTGCGCGCCCAAAGCTTCGGGCGTGCGGCCAAGGCCCTTCATCTCACGCAGCCCGCGCTCTCCATGCGCATCAAGGCGCTCGAGGAGGAGCTTGGGCAGCGTCTCTTTCTGCGAAGCGCACGCGGCATCGCGCTGACCGATGCCGGAGCGCGGCTTCTGCGTTACGCCCAGGCGCGCGAAACGCTGGAGAAAGAGTTGGTCTCGGACCTGTCCGCGCCGGCCGGTGAAGGGCTCGGGGGCACCCTTCGCATCGCGGGCTTCTCGTCGGTGGTGCGCTCGCTGGTGCTCCCTGCCCTCGCGCCCATCGCACGGGCGAACCGGCGGCTGCGTCTGGAAATCGCGTCGCGCGAGGTGGAGGAGCTCGCGGGTCTGCTGGATCGCGCCGGCGCCGACTTCGTGTTGCTCGATCGCACGCTCGAACGCGTGGGGCTCGAGCACGTGCGGCTCGGTGTGGAGCGCCTGGTTCTCGTGGAGAGCGCCGTGCATGAAACGCCGCACGATGTCTTTCTCGACCACGATGCATCCGACACCACGACGCAGCGCTTTCTGCGGCGCAATGGGCAAAGCACCTCGCGCCTGACACGCTGGTATCTGGACGATATCTACGGTCTGCTCGACGGCGCCGCCCAGGGCCTCGGCCGCGCCGTCGTGTCACGCCATCTCTTGCGAGGCAGACGCCGGCTTCGTGAAGTGCCCGGCCTGCAGAGCATTACCTCGCCGGTGGTGCTGCACTACTGGCGGCAGCCCAGCTACCCACGCGCGCACCAGGCCATCTTGGATGCGCTTTTGCGTGACGTACCCACACGGTTGCGCGAGCAACATGGATCGCCGGCGAAGCAGTCGAGAGGGTAA
- a CDS encoding erythromycin esterase family protein — MCWLRRVFFAGCISLAACGSEDDTNTEPLDALVAGATTVNFGEDSHGMREIHRLVPEVFERLVERHGFRVFAFEAQWGLTEVLADFMNSQRTELDVREQFFLNGAFVSEDITRMLLWIRDFNRAYPEDAIALTGYQPEQPVTDARAVVRFLDETAPEQAASLRQGIDVCRAANEAYANDMEFAQEVFALQRQNRVSYTASERQACLEGLARIDAALAPAKSDSAALVLARLHVLSLQTYVGVLRRTVDSYIENPQASADMRIRWQGEAYAGIDEARFRIYETLQRIRFPGKKVFHWMHDWHAAKHASELGRIDEATPGAPFAEGIPRGTVSFGERLAAASGASLTTIATLVPCGTTCAEPPSSLEPSFARAFGDVPTWIDLRVPQPNLPVTTPGAVFANDHGFGFGNVVLAHQFDAVLYLPKSDRVH; from the coding sequence ATGTGTTGGCTTCGAAGGGTGTTTTTCGCAGGGTGCATCTCTTTGGCGGCTTGCGGGTCCGAGGATGATACGAATACCGAGCCGCTCGATGCGCTCGTCGCGGGGGCAACCACGGTGAACTTTGGCGAGGATTCGCACGGCATGCGCGAGATCCACCGGCTCGTTCCGGAGGTGTTCGAGCGGCTCGTCGAGCGTCACGGTTTTCGTGTGTTCGCCTTCGAGGCGCAGTGGGGATTGACCGAGGTCCTGGCGGACTTCATGAACTCGCAGCGCACCGAACTCGATGTGCGCGAGCAATTCTTTCTCAACGGGGCCTTCGTTTCCGAGGACATCACGCGCATGCTCCTTTGGATTCGCGACTTCAATCGCGCCTACCCCGAAGACGCCATCGCTCTGACGGGGTATCAGCCGGAGCAACCGGTGACCGACGCGCGCGCGGTCGTGCGATTCCTCGACGAGACCGCCCCCGAACAAGCCGCGTCGCTACGCCAAGGAATCGACGTTTGCCGTGCGGCCAACGAGGCGTACGCCAACGATATGGAATTTGCGCAGGAGGTGTTCGCGCTGCAGCGCCAAAACCGCGTTTCGTACACCGCCTCGGAACGGCAAGCTTGCCTCGAAGGGCTCGCCCGCATCGATGCCGCCCTCGCCCCGGCGAAGTCGGATTCAGCCGCTCTGGTGCTGGCGCGCCTGCACGTCCTCAGCCTGCAAACGTACGTGGGAGTCCTTCGACGCACCGTCGACTCGTACATCGAGAACCCGCAAGCCTCGGCGGATATGCGAATTCGTTGGCAGGGCGAGGCGTACGCGGGCATCGACGAAGCGCGCTTTCGCATTTACGAGACGCTGCAGCGGATTCGGTTCCCCGGAAAAAAGGTATTTCACTGGATGCATGATTGGCACGCGGCGAAGCACGCATCCGAGCTTGGGCGGATCGACGAAGCGACGCCCGGCGCGCCCTTCGCGGAGGGGATACCTCGAGGGACGGTCTCCTTCGGCGAGCGCCTGGCGGCAGCCTCGGGGGCGTCCCTCACGACCATTGCGACGTTGGTGCCCTGCGGGACCACGTGCGCGGAGCCGCCTTCGTCGCTCGAGCCATCGTTCGCGCGGGCCTTTGGCGATGTTCCCACGTGGATCGATCTGCGCGTACCCCAGCCGAACCTCCCCGTGACCACCCCCGGTGCGGTGTTCGCCAATGACCACGGGTTTGGCTTCGGCAACGTGGTGCTCGCACACCAATTCGACGCCGTGCTGTATCTGCCCAAGTCCGACAGAGTTCACTGA
- a CDS encoding VWA domain-containing protein, with the protein MRFRKNALFVGPVAAFICFAACFHLQGCGSSDSEFSNGGDPNGGGNDGGTGSGGGFGDGAGGGGSGGSWTGAPCATASADSFRTPIYMQMVLDGSGSMDGVIVQNGQSVYGSTTRDTDDLNPQRPTIPNGGNSTEQAGQGPRGATGKKWLAARRALYSFWDKLTPASGGTADRSFGVGFHVFNSTTATSDGQVDVGIGAVTATQSSRLKARIAPNLSRNGAPGYPIGDVYGSGATPLVSAINGQGAIVRGFTADGSTLATGGKRVLVVITDGVPTDSQGNPSDAEKERAITSVTSLKQQSVITFVIGVGDPSAPTNEYDEAFLGRLAQAGGAAPNGCDPNSNCHFQITPGDKTTDQLRDEFIAAIDKIRDTVQSCDFDLVHPNGAPNIDPAKVNVVYTAGNGAETNLKKDPQNGWIYDNDSNPKKVLLKGSSCSTLKSDPGGKIRIVVGCATDVKVN; encoded by the coding sequence ATGCGCTTTCGAAAGAACGCCCTGTTCGTAGGGCCGGTTGCCGCCTTCATTTGCTTTGCCGCATGCTTCCACTTGCAGGGGTGCGGAAGCTCGGACTCGGAATTCAGCAATGGGGGTGACCCCAATGGCGGCGGCAACGACGGGGGCACGGGCAGCGGAGGGGGATTCGGCGACGGAGCGGGAGGCGGTGGCAGTGGCGGCTCGTGGACCGGCGCCCCGTGTGCGACGGCATCGGCGGACTCGTTCCGCACACCGATCTACATGCAAATGGTGCTCGATGGGTCGGGCAGCATGGACGGCGTCATCGTGCAGAATGGGCAGAGCGTCTATGGCAGCACCACGCGGGATACCGATGATTTGAATCCGCAGCGCCCGACCATTCCCAATGGCGGCAACAGCACGGAGCAAGCGGGGCAGGGGCCCCGTGGAGCGACGGGAAAGAAGTGGCTCGCTGCCCGGCGCGCGCTCTATTCCTTTTGGGACAAGCTCACACCGGCGTCGGGCGGCACCGCCGACAGGAGCTTCGGTGTCGGCTTCCATGTGTTCAACAGCACGACGGCCACCTCCGACGGCCAGGTCGACGTGGGCATCGGCGCCGTGACCGCCACGCAATCGAGCCGCCTCAAAGCCCGCATCGCGCCCAACCTTTCCCGCAACGGCGCCCCCGGATACCCCATTGGCGACGTGTACGGCTCCGGGGCCACTCCGTTGGTCTCGGCCATCAATGGCCAAGGCGCCATCGTGCGAGGCTTCACCGCCGACGGCAGCACCTTGGCCACCGGCGGAAAGCGCGTCCTCGTCGTCATCACCGACGGCGTCCCCACCGACTCGCAAGGCAACCCCAGCGACGCCGAAAAAGAGCGCGCAATCACGTCGGTCACCTCGTTGAAGCAGCAGTCCGTCATCACCTTCGTCATTGGCGTGGGCGATCCCTCCGCACCCACCAACGAATACGATGAAGCCTTCCTCGGTCGCCTCGCCCAGGCCGGTGGGGCCGCCCCGAATGGGTGCGATCCGAATTCCAACTGCCACTTCCAGATCACACCGGGCGACAAGACCACGGACCAACTCCGGGACGAGTTCATCGCCGCGATCGACAAGATCCGCGACACCGTCCAATCCTGCGACTTCGACCTGGTGCACCCGAACGGGGCCCCCAACATCGACCCGGCCAAGGTCAACGTCGTCTACACCGCCGGCAACGGTGCGGAGACGAACCTGAAAAAGGATCCGCAGAACGGCTGGATCTACGACAACGACTCCAACCCGAAGAAAGTGCTCCTCAAGGGCTCGTCCTGCAGCACCTTGAAGAGCGACCCCGGAGGCAAGATCCGGATCGTCGTCGGCTGCGCGACGGACGTTAAGGTGAATTGA
- a CDS encoding Ig-like domain-containing protein, with translation MHKWLIGLGLLLALWLSAPPVGAADAGGPELDAGAPVATAVELTVTPNRPRYGEKVQVRARVTSAAGEQVPTGSVRFVTKSPAGNTETLVALDAAGYASMTFVPASTKVNEVAASYTGDASHTASSWSVPLYIDKAASATVLSSSSNPAKVGSLRVTATVAAVASAPRVPSGKVHFFLEGQEIAALPLDPHGQAVFDATKYKVGNYEFSVRYDGDENFIESAPHDPLTQKIEHYATTVKVDISPTTAVFGAPVTYTIHITGADGGFPAVPHSVTLYDSFDGPDNWQKSKTIWVETPGKVIYTPTDSQRPKGGTHTMSARFYGDDKYEYAEGSATVVVTQAPTKTSLTGTGSSLVATISSDTKGFTFEGSVDLYEGSVRVGGGRIGPYDYTATVRIEGLSTGTHDVVAVYSGNRDFASSRSAPLTIQYTAPPPKPDGGTGWPPPYDAGHYPPWPPYEPLPPYDAGSLPDYHYDSDYDYDEYDSPSCAVSSRPIPQGFALLGAFGMALVFLRRRRQ, from the coding sequence ATGCACAAATGGCTTATCGGATTGGGACTCCTGCTGGCACTTTGGCTATCGGCGCCACCCGTTGGCGCGGCCGATGCGGGAGGCCCGGAGCTCGATGCGGGCGCGCCCGTCGCCACCGCGGTGGAGCTCACGGTGACGCCGAACCGGCCGCGCTACGGAGAAAAGGTGCAGGTTCGGGCGCGGGTCACCTCGGCCGCGGGGGAACAGGTTCCAACGGGATCGGTGCGGTTCGTGACGAAGTCGCCCGCCGGAAACACCGAGACGCTGGTTGCGCTCGATGCCGCCGGTTACGCCAGCATGACCTTCGTCCCCGCGAGCACCAAGGTCAACGAGGTTGCCGCGAGCTATACGGGCGATGCGTCGCACACCGCATCGTCGTGGAGCGTGCCCCTCTACATCGACAAGGCGGCTTCCGCGACGGTGCTTTCGTCGTCGTCCAATCCGGCGAAGGTGGGCTCGTTGCGCGTGACGGCCACCGTGGCCGCCGTGGCGTCGGCCCCGCGTGTGCCATCCGGCAAAGTGCACTTTTTTCTCGAGGGCCAGGAGATTGCGGCCCTTCCGCTCGACCCCCATGGTCAGGCCGTGTTCGATGCGACGAAATACAAAGTAGGTAATTACGAGTTCTCGGTGAGGTACGACGGCGACGAGAATTTCATCGAGAGCGCCCCGCACGATCCGCTCACCCAGAAAATCGAGCACTACGCGACCACCGTGAAAGTCGATATCTCGCCAACGACGGCCGTTTTCGGTGCGCCAGTCACGTACACGATCCACATCACCGGCGCGGATGGCGGTTTTCCGGCGGTGCCTCATTCCGTGACGCTTTACGACTCCTTCGACGGCCCGGACAACTGGCAAAAAAGCAAGACGATTTGGGTGGAAACACCCGGCAAAGTCATCTACACGCCGACGGACTCTCAGCGCCCCAAGGGCGGCACCCATACGATGAGTGCGCGCTTCTATGGTGATGACAAATACGAATACGCCGAGGGATCGGCGACAGTGGTGGTGACCCAAGCCCCGACCAAGACGTCGCTCACGGGGACGGGGTCGTCGCTCGTGGCGACCATCTCGTCGGACACGAAAGGATTCACGTTCGAGGGGTCCGTGGACCTTTACGAGGGCTCCGTGCGGGTTGGCGGAGGCCGGATTGGTCCATACGACTACACGGCCACCGTCCGCATCGAGGGGCTCAGCACGGGCACGCACGACGTCGTGGCCGTATACAGCGGAAATCGCGATTTCGCGTCGAGCCGCTCGGCGCCGTTGACGATTCAATACACGGCGCCGCCGCCCAAGCCGGATGGGGGCACCGGCTGGCCGCCGCCCTATGACGCCGGCCATTACCCGCCTTGGCCTCCCTACGAGCCTTTGCCTCCGTACGACGCAGGGTCGCTGCCCGATTACCACTACGATTCCGACTACGACTACGACGAATACGACTCGCCCAGCTGCGCGGTCTCCTCACGGCCGATACCGCAAGGATTTGCGCTGCTCGGAGCCTTCGGAATGGCCCTGGTCTTTCTCCGTCGCCGCCGTCAGTGA
- a CDS encoding choice-of-anchor D domain-containing protein has product MKANSIPPSRATRIAGVVACSLALFPFASFASFGCGAKSNGQGTAGTETSFLKPTGAFLVLAEAFNQVSFDAQPVGTRSAAQSVALQNDGTAPLTIGTLAIAGGQASEFVLGAGTCSGATLAPGGRCTIDVAFAPAGDGPRAATLEVPNDAAGNTHEIPLLGRGRATAGFTPMAGPVDPRHGFPAWYQDGAGVRLEPCLESASLCPSALPDLLEPPAVTRAFTNFPNEMAYWTAEAEIRPTNRIRARLILALEGGFAGVGNVAIGEQIVFGRVRLRLEGVSPSVPYTFTHPFGTTTVSADASGKIDWTEDVGCGGSPCDFRQAVKSQVLQRFLKWDPAFAPQAPPGHLGDPSVAHRIVGSPTGHDFFRVEGSGVGGSGIFTIETNLFELAGKLLP; this is encoded by the coding sequence TTGAAAGCCAACTCGATTCCACCTTCTCGTGCGACTCGCATCGCCGGTGTTGTCGCGTGCAGTCTTGCGCTTTTCCCGTTTGCCTCGTTTGCCTCGTTCGGGTGCGGCGCAAAAAGCAATGGTCAGGGAACCGCCGGCACGGAAACCTCGTTTCTGAAACCCACCGGCGCATTCCTCGTACTGGCCGAAGCCTTCAATCAAGTGTCCTTCGATGCGCAGCCCGTCGGCACGCGCAGCGCCGCGCAATCCGTCGCGTTGCAAAACGACGGAACCGCACCGCTTACCATCGGCACACTCGCGATCGCCGGCGGGCAGGCCAGTGAATTCGTTCTCGGAGCGGGCACCTGCTCCGGCGCGACGCTGGCACCGGGCGGGCGCTGCACGATCGACGTGGCCTTCGCGCCTGCAGGCGACGGACCGCGCGCGGCGACGCTCGAAGTGCCCAACGATGCCGCGGGAAACACGCACGAAATTCCATTGCTCGGACGTGGCCGCGCGACCGCCGGCTTTACGCCGATGGCGGGCCCCGTCGATCCACGTCATGGGTTTCCGGCTTGGTACCAAGATGGCGCAGGCGTCCGGCTCGAACCGTGCCTCGAAAGCGCAAGCCTCTGCCCCAGTGCCCTGCCGGACTTGCTCGAACCACCGGCCGTCACGCGCGCGTTCACCAATTTTCCAAACGAAATGGCCTATTGGACGGCGGAGGCGGAAATCCGGCCCACGAATCGGATCCGCGCGCGGCTGATACTCGCCCTCGAAGGCGGCTTCGCCGGGGTCGGCAATGTGGCCATTGGCGAGCAAATCGTCTTTGGACGCGTTCGCCTTCGGCTCGAAGGCGTATCGCCATCGGTGCCCTATACGTTCACGCACCCGTTCGGGACGACCACGGTCTCGGCCGATGCCAGCGGTAAGATCGATTGGACCGAGGACGTCGGGTGCGGCGGCAGCCCCTGCGATTTCCGGCAGGCGGTGAAAAGCCAGGTGCTGCAGCGCTTCTTGAAGTGGGATCCCGCGTTCGCCCCGCAGGCCCCGCCGGGCCACCTCGGGGATCCCTCCGTCGCACACCGCATCGTGGGCAGCCCCACGGGCCACGACTTCTTCCGGGTCGAGGGCAGTGGGGTGGGAGGCAGCGGTATCTTCACCATCGAGACGAATCTGTTCGAGCTGGCGGGCAAACTCCTTCCCTGA
- a CDS encoding NUDIX domain-containing protein, with protein MESVSDIDWSTWTPTEVSALLFVIRGGQILLIRKKRGLGAGKINAPGGRLDPGETPLQAALRETKEEVGVAALGVREWGELRFQFTDGYKLLCHVFAAYGCEGDAIETDEALPLWTPLHAIPYDEMWADDRLWLPLMLAGRRFSLVSIFDGDRMVDVKIDAHDPADVLFRYLKELGIETETVAHPPVFTVEAAKALRVNHDGLHVKNLFLRNKKGAMWLVSVQEDRVVDLRGLGERLGAGNLSFCSADRLRKHLGVQPGSVTPLAVIHDRDHQVKVAIDASLVGNRGHKVLCHPMTNDRTTSIRDEDLIRFLVSTGHQPVVLNFDQSSS; from the coding sequence ATGGAGTCCGTAAGCGATATCGATTGGTCCACATGGACGCCGACGGAGGTTTCGGCGCTTCTTTTCGTGATCCGAGGCGGGCAGATCCTCTTGATCCGAAAAAAGCGAGGCCTTGGCGCTGGAAAAATCAACGCCCCCGGTGGCCGGCTCGACCCGGGCGAGACGCCCCTCCAGGCAGCCTTGCGGGAGACCAAAGAGGAGGTCGGCGTGGCCGCGCTCGGTGTGCGCGAATGGGGCGAACTGCGTTTTCAGTTCACCGATGGCTACAAGCTCCTGTGCCACGTCTTCGCCGCCTATGGTTGCGAGGGTGACGCCATCGAGACCGACGAAGCGCTCCCACTTTGGACGCCGCTTCACGCGATTCCGTACGACGAAATGTGGGCAGACGATCGCCTTTGGCTGCCGCTCATGCTCGCCGGGCGCCGTTTTTCCCTGGTCTCCATTTTCGACGGCGACCGCATGGTGGACGTGAAAATCGACGCGCACGATCCAGCCGACGTCCTGTTTCGATATTTGAAAGAGCTCGGCATCGAGACGGAGACCGTCGCACACCCTCCGGTCTTCACCGTCGAAGCAGCCAAAGCGCTCCGCGTGAACCACGATGGCCTTCACGTGAAGAACCTATTTTTGCGCAATAAGAAAGGGGCCATGTGGCTGGTCTCGGTGCAGGAAGATCGCGTCGTCGACCTGCGCGGCCTCGGCGAACGCCTCGGCGCGGGAAATCTGTCGTTTTGCTCGGCGGATCGCCTGCGCAAGCACCTGGGCGTGCAGCCGGGATCGGTGACCCCGCTGGCGGTCATCCACGACCGAGACCACCAGGTGAAGGTGGCCATCGACGCATCTTTGGTTGGCAATCGGGGGCACAAAGTCCTTTGCCATCCAATGACCAACGATCGCACGACCTCCATTCGCGACGAAGACTTGATTCGGTTTCTCGTATCGACCGGTCACCAACCGGTCGTCCTGAATTTCGATCAAAGCTCGTCATGA
- a CDS encoding GreA/GreB family elongation factor, whose translation MASSAMSKAFTKDDASDDPVVVVPRAPLPPGTPNYVTPRGLAALRAEMRALDAERARLEGLDAEVHRDRARELTAVHARIRDLGERLAGAVPVDPRGQPHDEVRFGAEITVEGEHGERRYEIVGVDEADAPQGRIAFVSPLARALLGKRVGDEVTVRTPRGKEELEILAIAYHLGGVGEVEGEDPTH comes from the coding sequence ATGGCCTCTTCCGCCATGAGCAAGGCCTTCACCAAGGACGATGCCTCCGACGATCCCGTGGTGGTCGTACCGCGGGCACCGCTACCCCCGGGTACACCGAACTACGTGACCCCGCGCGGCCTCGCAGCACTGCGCGCCGAGATGCGGGCACTCGACGCGGAGCGGGCTCGGCTCGAGGGGCTCGATGCCGAGGTGCATCGCGATCGGGCCCGGGAGCTGACCGCCGTGCATGCGCGCATTCGGGACCTCGGTGAGCGGCTGGCTGGCGCGGTGCCGGTCGACCCGCGTGGGCAGCCACACGACGAAGTGCGCTTCGGCGCAGAGATCACCGTGGAGGGCGAGCACGGCGAACGCCGCTACGAGATCGTGGGCGTCGACGAGGCGGATGCCCCCCAGGGCCGGATCGCCTTCGTTTCACCGCTCGCGCGTGCCCTCTTGGGAAAGCGCGTGGGCGACGAGGTGACCGTGCGCACCCCGCGAGGCAAGGAGGAGCTCGAGATTTTGGCCATCGCCTATCATCTGGGCGGCGTGGGAGAGGTGGAAGGGGAAGATCCAACGCACTGA